From the Capnocytophaga sp. oral taxon 878 genome, the window ATGAGCACCACCCCCTCAAGATGGCAAGTCTACCAATTTCTCCACGTAGGCAAGACTTATTATGTGACCTGGCTGGGGCTCGAACCCAGGACCCCAACATTAAAAGTGTTGTGCTCTACCAACTGAGCTACCAAGTCTTAAAAAAATAAAAACAAATTGTATAACCTGTGACCTGGCTGGGGCTCGAACCCAGGACCCCAACATTAAAAGTGTTGTGCTCTACCAACTGAGCTACCAAGTCTTTTCATAAAATGAAAAACAAATTGTATAAACCCTGTGACCCGGCTGGGGATCGAACCCAGGACCCCAACATTAAGAGTGTCGTGCTCTACCAGCTGAGCTACCGAGTCAGGCCACGGTAACAAGTTCTTTTTCCTTGTTTGCGGGTGCAAAGGTATAACTTTTTTTTTTTCTATACAAGAAAAAATCATTATTTTTGCACTTTATTTTTTAATTATTTTTTCAATCCTTTGTTTAACAGTAGTTTATATATGAAAATAATTTTAATTGGTTATATGGGAAGTGGTAAAACAACCCTTGCAAAAGCTTTAGCAACTACTAAAAAAATCCCTTTTATTGATCTTGATGATTATATTGCAACACAAGAAAAAATATCAGTACAGAATATTTTTGCTACAAAAGGCGAGATTTACTTTCGTAAAAAAGAAGCTTTTTACCTCCAACAACTTTTAAACCGAGAGGATAATTTTATTCTCTCCTTAGGCGGAGGTACTCCTTGTTTTGGTAATAATATGCTTCTCATACAACAAGCCTTTAATACTCTAAGTATTTATCTAAAATACAGTCCTCATAGTCTTTATCAACGCTTAGAAAAAGAAAAAGGCCGTCCCCTTTTAAAAGGCGTTAAAAGAGAAGATTTAGAGGAATTCATTAGTAAACACCTCTTTGAACGTGCTCCTTTCTATCATCAAGCTACCTATACAGTTATTATGGATGGGCTCACTTTAGAGGAAAGTCTTCAGCAATTATTAAAGATTATGAATTCTTCACATCCTCATTTCTTATAAGAAGTAATAATGTCAAAAAATCTTTCAACTATCAAAATAAAAACAATTAGAGGTGCCTTTTAGGATTCATGATGAATAAAGATATTTTAAGATAAACTCCTAACATCTATAAAAAAATTAAAAGAATAGATTTTTCTGTTTTATTTGCAAAAAAAGAGTTTTAATTATATATTTTTTATTTCAATTTTCTATACTTTGCACTGATTAATTAAATAAAAAAAGCTGTCTGTTACAGACAGCTTTTTTTATTTAATTGT encodes:
- a CDS encoding shikimate kinase, which codes for MKIILIGYMGSGKTTLAKALATTKKIPFIDLDDYIATQEKISVQNIFATKGEIYFRKKEAFYLQQLLNREDNFILSLGGGTPCFGNNMLLIQQAFNTLSIYLKYSPHSLYQRLEKEKGRPLLKGVKREDLEEFISKHLFERAPFYHQATYTVIMDGLTLEESLQQLLKIMNSSHPHFL